The Sphingobium sp. JS3065 genome includes a region encoding these proteins:
- a CDS encoding XrtA system polysaccharide chain length determinant: MAALVDELLVLLHGIWLRRWLALAVAWGVCLAGWLGIALIPNSYESKARVYVNTQSMLEDKVGITQVQSQQDLDRVRQTLASTANLERVVKETDLSRTVDGPRDLAAKITKLREGIAVVAQLDPSMIDISATWADSGLSDGANARISQQIVQKLVDIFQETNLSSDKVETKQSLAFLDQQLEARGRQLAVAEQRRVEFEQRYAGMLPGAGSIGQRMDAARSEINSIDSQLVQAQSALAAMNGQLAGTPQTLPGVGASGGPSALSQAQADLASMRARGFTGSHPDVIAAQRQVDLLRGQGGGGAGSTPNPAYLSIRSMQAERAATVQGLSARKAQLQADLNAMASRQTDEPGLAAEQERLDRDYQVLKTQYDKMLADREEIRLRGDVKSETGSVQFRIVNPPNLPTVPDAPNRPLLLFGVLVLGIGAGVGTAFAMAQLKGGFPNAARLEKALGVPVIGSISQTVNAVQIAVEKQRMKWFAGASGGLAALCLLLVVIEFVQRGLA, from the coding sequence ATGGCGGCGCTGGTCGACGAACTGCTGGTCCTCCTGCATGGCATCTGGCTCCGCCGCTGGCTGGCGCTGGCCGTCGCCTGGGGCGTGTGCCTGGCGGGGTGGCTGGGCATCGCGCTCATCCCCAACAGCTATGAATCCAAGGCGCGGGTCTATGTGAACACCCAGTCCATGCTGGAGGACAAGGTGGGCATCACCCAGGTCCAGTCGCAGCAGGATCTGGACCGGGTGCGCCAGACGCTGGCCAGCACCGCCAATCTGGAACGGGTGGTCAAGGAAACCGACCTCAGCCGGACCGTCGACGGCCCCCGCGACCTGGCGGCGAAGATCACCAAGCTGCGCGAGGGCATCGCCGTCGTCGCGCAACTGGACCCCAGCATGATCGACATCAGCGCGACATGGGCAGACTCCGGCCTGTCGGACGGTGCCAATGCGCGGATTTCGCAGCAGATCGTGCAGAAGCTGGTCGACATCTTCCAGGAAACCAACCTGTCCTCCGACAAGGTGGAGACGAAACAGAGCCTCGCCTTCCTCGATCAGCAACTGGAGGCGCGGGGCAGGCAGCTTGCCGTCGCCGAACAGCGCCGCGTCGAATTCGAACAGCGCTATGCCGGGATGTTGCCGGGCGCGGGGTCCATCGGCCAGCGCATGGATGCGGCCCGGTCGGAAATCAATTCGATCGATTCGCAACTGGTGCAGGCGCAAAGCGCGCTGGCGGCGATGAACGGACAATTGGCGGGCACGCCGCAGACCCTGCCGGGCGTGGGCGCTTCGGGTGGACCCTCCGCACTCTCGCAGGCGCAGGCGGACCTTGCCTCCATGCGGGCGCGGGGCTTCACCGGCAGCCATCCGGACGTGATCGCGGCCCAGCGGCAGGTCGACCTGCTGCGCGGGCAGGGCGGCGGCGGCGCGGGCAGCACGCCCAATCCGGCCTATCTTTCGATCCGCTCGATGCAGGCGGAGCGCGCCGCGACGGTGCAGGGGCTTTCCGCCCGCAAGGCGCAGTTGCAGGCTGATTTGAACGCCATGGCATCCCGCCAGACGGACGAGCCGGGCCTCGCCGCCGAGCAGGAGCGGCTCGACCGCGACTATCAGGTGCTCAAGACCCAATATGACAAGATGCTGGCCGACCGGGAGGAAATCCGCCTGCGCGGCGACGTGAAGTCGGAAACCGGTTCGGTCCAGTTCCGCATCGTCAATCCGCCCAATCTGCCGACGGTGCCCGATGCGCCCAACCGGCCGCTGCTGCTTTTCGGCGTGCTGGTCCTGGGGATCGGCGCGGGTGTCGGCACGGCCTTTGCCATGGCGCAGTTGAAGGGCGGCTTCCCCAATGCGGCGCGGCTGGAAAAGGCGCTGGGCGTGCCGGTGATCGGATCGATCAGCCAGACCGTCAATGCCGTGCAGATCGCGGTGGAAAAGCAGCGGATGAAATGGTTCGCGGGGGCAAGCGGCGGACTGGCGGCGCTGTGCCTGCTGCTGGTCGTCATCGAATTCGTCCAGCGCGGGCTGGCCTGA
- a CDS encoding FemAB family XrtA/PEP-CTERM system-associated protein, with amino-acid sequence MMAGEILVKSLDLADPAQRSAADAFVMAHPEGTPFHRPAWLRGVERGTGNRAHMLAAIAPSGQIVGLLPLHHIKSALFGQALVSSGFAVDGGILASDPAVVGALAVACEGMVRDGRIGSAELRGGPVPGEGWALHEGSHLGFARPIADDDEAELLAVPRKHRAELRKALSNPDLRVEIGREARHLKAHYRVYSESVRNLGTPVFPARLFREALTAFGEDADILVVHEGERPVSAVLTLYHRGRVLPFWGGGTADARRLRSNELMYYRLMSHGRARGMNVFDFGRSKTGSGQAAWKKSFGFDPVPLSYHSWSATGERRDINPNSAQYQRRIDLWKKLPLPVANLVGPFIARGLG; translated from the coding sequence GTGATGGCCGGGGAGATATTGGTCAAGTCGCTCGATCTGGCCGATCCGGCGCAGCGGTCGGCGGCGGATGCGTTCGTGATGGCGCATCCGGAGGGCACGCCCTTTCATCGTCCGGCTTGGCTGCGGGGCGTCGAGCGGGGGACGGGCAATCGGGCGCATATGCTGGCCGCAATCGCGCCGTCGGGGCAGATCGTCGGGCTGTTGCCGCTGCATCACATCAAGAGCGCCCTGTTCGGGCAGGCTTTGGTGTCGTCGGGTTTCGCCGTCGATGGCGGGATTCTCGCGAGCGATCCGGCAGTCGTTGGCGCGCTGGCCGTGGCTTGCGAGGGCATGGTGCGGGATGGCCGCATCGGTTCTGCGGAATTGCGCGGCGGGCCGGTGCCGGGTGAGGGCTGGGCATTGCATGAGGGCAGTCATCTCGGCTTCGCGCGACCGATTGCGGATGATGATGAGGCGGAACTGCTGGCCGTGCCGCGCAAGCATCGCGCCGAACTGCGCAAGGCCTTGTCGAACCCGGACCTGCGCGTCGAGATCGGGCGGGAGGCGCGGCATCTGAAGGCGCATTATCGCGTCTATTCGGAAAGCGTGCGTAATCTCGGTACGCCGGTCTTTCCGGCGCGGTTGTTTCGCGAAGCGCTGACGGCTTTTGGCGAGGATGCCGACATTCTGGTCGTTCATGAGGGCGAGCGGCCGGTTTCAGCAGTGCTGACCCTCTATCATCGGGGGCGGGTGCTGCCCTTCTGGGGTGGCGGGACCGCGGATGCGCGGCGTCTGCGATCCAATGAACTCATGTATTACCGGTTGATGAGCCATGGCCGGGCGCGGGGCATGAACGTCTTCGATTTCGGGCGGTCCAAGACGGGCAGCGGTCAGGCGGCCTGGAAGAAGAGCTTCGGCTTCGATCCTGTGCCGCTTTCCTATCATAGCTGGTCTGCGACCGGCGAACGGCGCGACATCAATCCCAACAGCGCGCAATATCAACGGCGGATCGACCTTTGGAAGAAACTGCCCTTGCCAGTCGCGAACCTTGTCGGCCCTTTCATCGCGCGGGGGTTGGGGTGA
- a CDS encoding AAA family ATPase: MNEHKSLSGGSLIERATQIYDFNAALRGRAAPAVEVPEDAPVVQAAQPAPIAADAPEPGYRAPDWTGPVQPIDRIALVEAGYLLPDGPVTAMSEEFRLLKRDLLAELVGNGRGNRVLICSAHSGEGKSFCAINLALSLAAEKDREILLVDADFGKPGIPEALGLTAESGQMLGLMDALADPAIAIEDCVLRTDIPSLSILPAGQRSNNDTEYLASARTEMLLDRLTEGRPDRIILFDSPPLLAASAAAVLAGHAAVALLVVRADRTGESALRDAASLLKGASKVKLLINGVNFAQNARRFGSYYAQEPMG; this comes from the coding sequence ATGAACGAGCATAAATCCCTTTCGGGCGGATCGCTGATCGAGCGGGCGACGCAAATCTACGATTTCAACGCGGCCCTGCGCGGGCGCGCCGCGCCCGCGGTCGAGGTGCCGGAGGATGCGCCCGTCGTGCAGGCCGCCCAGCCTGCGCCGATCGCCGCCGACGCGCCGGAACCGGGCTATCGCGCCCCGGACTGGACCGGCCCGGTGCAGCCCATCGACCGCATCGCGCTGGTCGAGGCGGGCTATCTGCTCCCCGACGGCCCCGTCACCGCGATGAGCGAGGAATTCCGTCTGCTGAAGCGCGATCTGCTCGCCGAACTGGTGGGCAATGGACGCGGCAACCGGGTGCTGATCTGCTCCGCCCATAGCGGGGAGGGCAAGAGCTTTTGCGCGATCAACCTGGCGCTCAGCCTGGCGGCGGAGAAGGATCGGGAAATCCTGCTGGTCGACGCCGATTTCGGCAAGCCCGGCATTCCGGAGGCTCTGGGGCTGACCGCCGAATCTGGCCAGATGTTGGGCCTGATGGATGCGCTGGCCGATCCCGCCATCGCCATAGAAGATTGCGTCCTGCGCACGGACATCCCCTCGCTCTCCATCCTTCCGGCGGGGCAGCGCAGCAACAACGACACCGAATATCTCGCGTCGGCGCGCACGGAAATGCTTCTCGACCGCCTGACCGAAGGCCGCCCCGACCGCATCATCCTGTTCGATTCGCCACCCCTGCTGGCGGCTTCCGCGGCAGCGGTGCTGGCGGGCCATGCCGCTGTCGCCCTGCTGGTGGTGCGGGCCGACCGCACGGGCGAAAGCGCCCTGCGCGACGCCGCCAGCCTGCTCAAGGGCGCGTCCAAGGTGAAGCTGCTGATCAACGGCGTGAATTTCGCCCAAAACGCGCGCCGTTTCGGCAGCTATTATGCTCAGGAGCCTATGGGCTGA
- a CDS encoding XrtA/PEP-CTERM system-associated ATPase: protein MYDQFYGLQGRPFQLTPDPHFYFESATHRKALSYLGYGLAQGEGFIVITGDIGAGKTTLVGHLMNSIDPSRLTAVKIVSTQVEGDDMLRLAAQSFGLAVDGMPKAQILKQIEAYLHAQARAGKRSLLIVDEAQNLPISAIEELRMLSNFQLGGQSLLQIFLLGQPEFRDLLKSPELEQLRQRVIATHHLDPMMRREVEPYILHRLSLVGWQGDPQFTPEAFAAIYAATGGVPRRINVLVSRVLLLGALDQLSVIDAEVVYAVVNDMGADADVTPEPMAHSVLDEAEELVETPEVAPVAVDPAVPDEVAALRAEVDTLRSARTEPAIDLLDEIASLRAEIDMLRAENDFARAVPTVDPEALKDCFTLIEERLSTLEFRVTEQDTALRRVLTLLVEWVEREERMGDAPHSAAA from the coding sequence ATGTACGATCAGTTCTACGGATTGCAGGGACGCCCGTTCCAGCTAACGCCGGACCCGCATTTCTATTTCGAGAGCGCAACCCATCGCAAGGCGCTGTCCTACCTCGGCTATGGCCTGGCGCAGGGGGAAGGCTTCATCGTCATCACCGGCGACATCGGCGCGGGGAAGACGACGCTGGTCGGGCATTTGATGAACAGCATCGACCCTTCGCGGCTGACGGCGGTGAAGATCGTGTCGACCCAGGTGGAGGGCGACGACATGCTGCGCCTCGCCGCGCAAAGCTTCGGCCTTGCGGTCGACGGCATGCCCAAGGCGCAGATTTTGAAGCAGATCGAAGCCTATCTCCATGCGCAGGCGCGCGCAGGCAAGCGGTCGCTGCTGATCGTGGACGAGGCGCAGAATCTGCCCATCTCGGCCATTGAGGAATTGCGGATGCTCTCCAACTTCCAGTTGGGCGGGCAGTCGCTGTTGCAGATTTTCCTGCTGGGCCAGCCGGAATTTCGCGACCTGTTGAAATCGCCGGAACTGGAGCAGCTTCGCCAGCGCGTGATCGCCACCCATCATCTGGACCCGATGATGCGGCGGGAGGTCGAACCCTATATCCTGCATCGCCTGTCGCTGGTCGGCTGGCAGGGCGATCCGCAGTTCACGCCGGAGGCCTTCGCCGCCATCTACGCCGCGACCGGCGGCGTGCCGCGCCGGATCAACGTGCTGGTCAGCCGCGTGCTGCTGCTGGGCGCGCTGGACCAGCTTTCGGTGATCGATGCAGAGGTTGTCTATGCGGTCGTCAACGACATGGGCGCGGACGCCGATGTGACGCCGGAACCGATGGCGCATAGCGTGCTGGATGAAGCCGAGGAACTGGTCGAGACGCCCGAGGTCGCGCCGGTTGCGGTCGATCCGGCTGTACCGGATGAAGTTGCCGCGCTGCGGGCGGAGGTCGATACGCTTCGCTCTGCACGGACCGAGCCAGCGATCGACCTGCTGGACGAAATCGCTTCGCTGCGGGCGGAAATCGACATGTTGCGGGCGGAAAACGACTTTGCCCGCGCCGTGCCGACTGTCGATCCCGAAGCGCTCAAGGACTGCTTCACCCTGATCGAGGAGCGGCTTTCGACCCTGGAATTCCGCGTGACCGAACAGGACACGGCGCTGCGCCGGGTGCTGACCCTGCTGGTCGAATGGGTCGAGCGGGAAGAGCGGATGGGTGACGCGCCGCACAGCGCCGCTGCGTGA
- a CDS encoding GNAT family N-acetyltransferase → MLVAREYRSIVAARQALGDALDRAATPSLFDRIDWFESLHAHCFASTEIRIFQALEGEHQAWLFLLSPKSGRLSALANWYSFDWGPVFLGPPDMTVRRRLVEVVAQHLLKDSAQIDLYPVTEASGLLLDAFRRAGWFSVRRPMGGRHMLHLGGRTFEEYWAQRPGRLRTLIARKGRASRFTLSIADRLTDALWRDYVAVHGRSWKQPEANLSFLHALAVRESDAGTLRLGFARLEDQPVATQLWTVENGTALIHKLAHDQAFDGASPGSLLSHAMFRHAVERDHVATIDYGTGDNGYKTDWMEQRETLYRLDFFNPRRASIWLPAARAAISALVG, encoded by the coding sequence TTGCTGGTCGCAAGGGAATATCGCAGCATCGTGGCGGCGCGCCAAGCGCTGGGCGATGCGCTCGACCGCGCCGCCACGCCATCGCTGTTCGACCGGATCGACTGGTTCGAATCGCTTCATGCCCATTGCTTCGCCTCTACCGAAATTCGCATCTTCCAGGCGTTGGAGGGCGAGCATCAGGCATGGCTTTTCCTCCTTTCGCCCAAATCGGGGCGGCTGAGCGCGTTGGCCAACTGGTATAGTTTCGACTGGGGGCCGGTCTTTCTGGGGCCGCCGGACATGACGGTCCGCCGCCGGTTGGTCGAAGTCGTCGCCCAGCATCTGCTGAAGGACAGCGCGCAGATAGACCTTTATCCGGTGACGGAGGCGTCCGGGCTGTTGCTGGACGCCTTCCGCCGGGCCGGATGGTTCAGCGTGCGGCGGCCGATGGGCGGGCGCCATATGCTGCATCTGGGCGGCCGGACTTTCGAGGAATATTGGGCGCAGAGGCCGGGGCGGCTGCGCACGCTGATCGCCCGGAAGGGCCGCGCCAGCCGCTTCACGCTGAGCATCGCGGACCGGCTGACCGATGCGCTGTGGCGCGATTATGTCGCCGTCCATGGCCGAAGCTGGAAGCAGCCCGAAGCGAACCTGTCCTTCCTCCACGCCCTTGCGGTTCGGGAAAGCGATGCGGGGACGCTTCGGCTGGGTTTCGCGAGGCTGGAGGATCAGCCCGTCGCGACCCAGCTATGGACGGTCGAGAATGGCACGGCGCTGATCCACAAGCTGGCCCATGATCAGGCGTTCGACGGCGCTTCGCCCGGAAGCCTGCTGAGCCACGCCATGTTCCGCCATGCCGTCGAGCGCGATCATGTCGCCACGATCGACTATGGCACGGGCGACAATGGCTACAAGACGGACTGGATGGAGCAGCGCGAGACGCTGTACCGGCTGGACTTCTTCAATCCCCGGCGCGCCTCCATCTGGTTGCCAGCCGCGCGGGCGGCCATTTCCGCGCTTGTAGGTTAG
- a CDS encoding XrtA/PEP-CTERM system exopolysaccharide export protein has product MRFLSVSRALIGVSLPAVALSGCASGGSAPKLPPASFVSTQEGPGEEYVIGPLDDLTIFVWRNPDLGAKVQVRPDGRITTPLISDMAAVGKTPRQLADDLKIALSKYIENPLVSVIVNNFSGTFSQQVRIVGATEKPASIPYRANMTLLDAMISVGGLSEYAAGNKARLVRFNRETAKQQEYRLRIGDLLKRGDSKANVMLAPGDVIIIPESMF; this is encoded by the coding sequence ATGCGTTTCCTGTCGGTTTCCCGGGCGTTGATCGGCGTATCGCTGCCTGCCGTGGCCCTTTCCGGCTGCGCTTCCGGCGGCAGTGCGCCGAAATTGCCGCCAGCCTCCTTCGTTTCCACGCAGGAGGGGCCGGGCGAGGAATATGTGATCGGCCCGCTGGACGACCTCACCATCTTCGTATGGCGCAATCCCGATCTGGGGGCGAAGGTCCAGGTGCGGCCCGACGGGCGCATCACCACGCCGCTGATTTCGGACATGGCGGCTGTCGGCAAGACGCCCAGGCAACTGGCCGACGATCTGAAGATCGCGCTATCCAAATATATCGAAAATCCGCTGGTGTCGGTGATCGTCAACAATTTCTCCGGCACGTTCAGCCAGCAGGTGCGGATCGTCGGCGCGACGGAAAAGCCCGCATCGATCCCCTATCGCGCCAACATGACGCTGCTGGACGCGATGATCTCCGTCGGCGGCCTCAGCGAATATGCGGCGGGCAACAAGGCGCGGCTGGTCCGCTTCAACCGCGAAACCGCCAAGCAGCAGGAATATCGGCTCCGCATCGGCGATCTGCTGAAGCGCGGCGACAGCAAGGCGAACGTCATGCTGGCGCCCGGCGACGTGATCATCATCCCCGAAAGCATGTTCTGA
- a CDS encoding XrtA system polysaccharide deacetylase, which translates to MLNALSVDVEDWFQVGAFERTIRREDWAGLTHRVERNTDAVLALFDEAGVKATFFTLGWVAERYPALMRRIVEAGHEVASHGYDHRRIFTFDGAQFRADLRRSRAILEDATGQAVTGYRAPSFSIDRRVPWAHEVLAEEGYAYSSSVAPIRHDHYGWPESPRFAWKPVAGAPLVELPVTTAKLAGRTLAAGGGGFFRLLPYGFSRWAIRQVNRRDRRPAIIYFHPWEIDPDQPRVEDAPRRSRFRHYTNLSGMAGKLRRLTRDFAWTRVDVLAAQEAERAR; encoded by the coding sequence ATGCTCAACGCCCTATCCGTTGACGTCGAGGACTGGTTCCAGGTCGGCGCGTTCGAGCGCACGATCCGGCGCGAGGATTGGGCGGGGCTGACCCATCGCGTCGAACGCAACACCGATGCGGTGCTGGCGCTTTTCGATGAGGCCGGGGTCAAGGCAACCTTTTTCACGCTAGGCTGGGTGGCGGAGCGCTATCCGGCGCTGATGCGGCGCATCGTCGAGGCGGGGCATGAGGTCGCCAGCCACGGCTATGACCATCGGCGGATATTCACCTTCGACGGAGCGCAGTTCCGGGCCGACTTGCGCCGCTCGCGCGCGATATTGGAGGATGCGACCGGGCAGGCCGTGACCGGCTATCGCGCGCCGAGCTTCTCCATCGACCGGCGCGTTCCCTGGGCGCATGAGGTGCTGGCCGAGGAAGGCTATGCCTATAGCAGCAGCGTCGCACCGATCCGGCACGATCATTATGGCTGGCCGGAAAGCCCGCGCTTCGCATGGAAGCCGGTGGCGGGGGCGCCTCTGGTCGAGTTGCCGGTGACGACGGCGAAGCTGGCGGGGCGAACGCTGGCGGCGGGGGGAGGCGGCTTTTTCCGGCTGCTGCCCTATGGCTTTTCGCGCTGGGCCATCCGGCAGGTCAATAGGCGCGACCGGCGGCCCGCGATCATCTATTTCCATCCATGGGAGATCGATCCGGACCAGCCGCGTGTGGAGGATGCGCCACGACGTTCGCGCTTTCGCCATTACACCAATCTTTCCGGCATGGCGGGCAAGCTGCGCCGCCTGACGCGGGATTTCGCCTGGACGCGGGTGGATGTCCTTGCCGCGCAGGAAGCGGAGCGGGCGAGGTGA
- a CDS encoding acyl carrier protein has protein sequence MRADNVQPVDRAMNIETMMRALLRDVLALSQDRVDAFDSDTPLFGALPELDSMAVAGLLTEMEDRFGILIEDDDIDGDTFETFGSLVAFAQAKVGN, from the coding sequence ATGCGGGCGGACAATGTACAACCGGTCGACCGGGCAATGAATATCGAAACGATGATGCGCGCCTTGCTGCGCGACGTGCTGGCCTTGTCCCAGGATCGGGTCGACGCCTTCGATTCGGACACGCCGCTGTTCGGGGCTTTGCCGGAACTGGATTCCATGGCGGTCGCGGGCCTGCTCACCGAAATGGAGGACCGTTTCGGCATCCTGATCGAGGATGACGATATCGACGGCGACACTTTCGAGACGTTCGGGTCGCTCGTCGCCTTTGCGCAGGCGAAGGTCGGGAACTGA
- a CDS encoding pyridoxal-dependent decarboxylase, exosortase A system-associated produces MKPMGPIPPFFEGEEGMLLIGGSGAASLVDEAGDTPLFVYDMGIVEGQVRAFRDAMPSILSLHYAVKANPHAPLLERMGKLVDGFDVASGGELTRALAAGMDAAHVSFAGPGKRNDELIAAIDSGATINLESEGEARRAVAIGEQRGRTPKLAVRVNPDFDLKGSGMRMGGGAKPFGVDADRAADLARWVIDAGADWRGWHIFAGSQALGAEALIETQAATIGLATRLSDAVGQAPPLVNLGGGFGIPYFPGDERLDIRPIGEALGALLDSRADILRDSGFAMELGRWLVGEAGVYLTRIIDVKKSQGETFVVVDGGLHHQLAASGNFGTVVRRNYPIAVANRFGEAPADEAVTVVGCLCTPIDRLGDKVALPPVEAGDLIAIFLAGAYGASASPAAFLGHPSPLELLLD; encoded by the coding sequence ATGAAGCCGATGGGACCGATCCCGCCCTTTTTCGAGGGCGAGGAGGGCATGTTGCTGATCGGCGGCAGCGGCGCGGCCAGCCTGGTCGACGAAGCGGGCGACACGCCGCTGTTCGTCTATGACATGGGGATCGTGGAGGGTCAGGTGCGCGCCTTCCGCGACGCCATGCCGTCCATATTGTCGCTCCATTATGCGGTGAAGGCCAATCCCCATGCGCCCCTGCTGGAACGGATGGGCAAGCTGGTCGACGGGTTCGACGTGGCGTCGGGCGGGGAACTGACGCGGGCGCTGGCAGCGGGGATGGACGCCGCGCATGTCAGCTTCGCCGGGCCGGGAAAGCGGAACGATGAACTGATCGCCGCCATAGACAGCGGCGCGACGATCAATCTGGAATCGGAAGGCGAGGCGCGCCGGGCCGTCGCGATTGGCGAGCAGCGCGGCAGGACGCCGAAGCTGGCGGTGCGGGTGAACCCGGATTTCGACCTGAAAGGGTCCGGCATGCGCATGGGCGGCGGCGCCAAGCCGTTCGGCGTGGATGCGGATCGGGCGGCGGATCTGGCGCGCTGGGTGATCGATGCCGGGGCGGACTGGCGGGGATGGCATATTTTCGCGGGCAGCCAGGCGCTGGGCGCGGAGGCGCTGATCGAGACGCAGGCGGCGACCATCGGCCTTGCAACCCGCCTGTCGGACGCGGTGGGGCAGGCGCCGCCGCTGGTCAATCTGGGCGGGGGCTTTGGCATTCCCTATTTTCCGGGCGACGAGCGGCTGGATATCCGGCCCATCGGCGAAGCACTGGGCGCGCTGCTGGATTCGCGGGCGGACATCCTGCGGGACAGCGGTTTCGCCATGGAACTGGGCCGCTGGCTGGTGGGCGAAGCCGGGGTCTATCTGACCCGCATCATCGATGTGAAGAAAAGCCAGGGCGAAACCTTCGTCGTGGTCGACGGCGGCTTGCACCATCAACTCGCGGCCAGCGGCAATTTCGGCACGGTGGTCCGGCGCAACTATCCCATCGCCGTCGCCAACCGGTTCGGGGAAGCGCCCGCCGACGAAGCCGTGACGGTCGTGGGTTGCCTTTGCACCCCGATTGACCGGCTGGGGGACAAGGTCGCGCTGCCCCCGGTGGAGGCGGGCGACCTGATCGCGATCTTCCTGGCGGGGGCCTATGGCGCATCGGCCAGCCCCGCCGCTTTTCTTGGTCATCCCAGTCCTTTGGAACTTTTACTTGACTGA
- a CDS encoding acyl-CoA ligase (AMP-forming), exosortase A system-associated produces MELSDSPLPTVDDGTPLLPIDHLLLRGDPARAALDGRSGTQSYAELERTLGRLAAWLAGFGLEKDARVASWIAKGPVAALMPLAAPRAGLVHVPVNPLLKHAQVAHILADSGASLLIGTASRLATLDPADVPEGCRLHREDDAAGAMSGGEALGPSHAAPDDLAAILYTSGSTGRPKGVMLSHANLWLGAVAVADYLKLTAQDRTLCVLPFSFDYGQNQLLSTWFAGGCVYPLDYLTPRDVVKSVDRRDITTLAGVPPLWVQLTELDWPPEVAAKLKRLTNSGGALTRPLVAKLRALFPQADLYPMYGLTEAFRSTYLPPALVESHPDSMGSAIPHAEILVVRPDGSLTDQDEPGELVHCGPLVAQGYWRDEARTAERFRPAPKASRYGGMAVWSGDTVRRDAEGLLTFVGRDDAMIKSAGNRISPTEIEEAAVAIDGVAEAVALGVKDDRLGQAVLLLLRAASPGVKADVEARLKVDLPNFMQPREIVMLPEFPRNPNGKIDRVALSKDYAA; encoded by the coding sequence ATGGAGTTAAGCGATTCCCCCCTGCCGACGGTGGACGATGGCACGCCTCTACTGCCCATCGATCACCTGCTGCTGCGCGGTGATCCGGCCCGGGCCGCGCTGGACGGGCGGTCGGGCACGCAAAGCTATGCCGAACTGGAGAGGACGCTGGGACGGCTGGCCGCCTGGCTGGCGGGATTCGGACTGGAAAAGGACGCGCGAGTCGCAAGCTGGATCGCAAAGGGGCCGGTGGCGGCGCTGATGCCGCTCGCCGCGCCGCGTGCGGGGCTGGTCCATGTGCCGGTCAATCCGCTGCTCAAACATGCCCAGGTCGCGCATATATTGGCCGATAGCGGCGCGTCCCTGCTGATCGGCACGGCGAGTCGGCTGGCCACTTTGGACCCGGCCGACGTGCCGGAAGGATGCCGCCTCCATCGGGAGGATGACGCGGCGGGCGCGATGAGCGGCGGGGAGGCGCTGGGGCCTTCCCATGCCGCACCGGACGATCTGGCAGCGATCCTCTACACCAGCGGATCGACCGGACGGCCCAAGGGCGTGATGCTCAGCCACGCCAATCTGTGGCTGGGCGCGGTGGCGGTGGCGGATTATCTGAAGCTGACCGCGCAGGACCGGACGCTGTGCGTGCTGCCCTTCAGCTTCGATTATGGGCAGAATCAGTTGCTTTCCACCTGGTTCGCCGGGGGCTGCGTCTATCCGCTCGACTATCTGACGCCCCGCGACGTGGTGAAGTCGGTGGACCGGCGCGACATCACGACGCTGGCAGGCGTGCCGCCGCTCTGGGTGCAACTCACCGAACTGGACTGGCCGCCGGAGGTCGCGGCGAAGCTCAAGCGCCTCACCAACAGCGGCGGGGCGCTGACCCGGCCCCTGGTGGCGAAATTGCGCGCGCTTTTCCCGCAGGCGGACCTCTATCCCATGTACGGCCTGACGGAGGCCTTCCGCTCCACCTATCTGCCGCCCGCGCTGGTGGAGAGCCACCCCGACAGCATGGGATCGGCCATTCCCCATGCGGAGATATTGGTGGTGCGCCCCGACGGCAGCCTGACCGATCAGGATGAGCCGGGCGAACTGGTGCATTGCGGGCCGCTGGTGGCGCAGGGCTATTGGCGGGACGAAGCGCGCACGGCGGAGCGGTTCAGGCCCGCGCCCAAAGCGTCCCGCTATGGCGGCATGGCGGTATGGTCGGGCGACACGGTGCGGCGCGATGCGGAAGGCTTGCTCACCTTCGTCGGCCGCGACGACGCGATGATCAAGTCCGCGGGCAACCGCATCAGCCCGACCGAGATCGAGGAAGCCGCCGTAGCCATCGATGGCGTGGCGGAGGCGGTGGCGCTGGGCGTGAAGGACGACCGGTTGGGGCAGGCGGTCCTGCTGCTCTTGCGCGCCGCCTCGCCTGGGGTAAAGGCCGATGTAGAGGCGCGGCTCAAGGTCGACCTGCCCAATTTCATGCAACCGCGAGAGATCGTCATGCTGCCCGAATTCCCCCGCAATCCCAATGGCAAGATCGACCGGGTGGCGCTTTCGAAGGACTATGCCGCATGA